In Desertifilum tharense IPPAS B-1220, a genomic segment contains:
- the cobA gene encoding uroporphyrinogen-III C-methyltransferase codes for MTQQWGKVYLVGAGLGKVDYLTLRASQLLAQAEVLVYDALVDSQLLQLVPQSCLKFDVGKRGGKPSTPQAEINRLLVEYGQLGKQVVRLKSGDPLIFGRTHAEISSLVAAGCPYEIVPGISSALAAPLLAGIPLTDPVYSRCFAVVTGHDLEALDWPTLARLDTLAILMAGSQLSGVVSSLMQAGRSPSTPIAIIRWAGTPKQQIWTAELDNIVEQTRRFSEDSLSPAVMVIGDVVRRRGEWGMSQQNLGIETHNPTLPLAGKTILITRASGQQGEFAQLLQTQGATTLEMPTLEIGPPSSWEALDLAIAQIDRFDWLILTSSNGVDAFFERLAKHHLDFQAILGLKIAVVGQKTAASLSQRGIQADFIPPDFVADSLVAHFPESLSGLQVLFPRVETGGREVLVQEFTQQGAMVTEVPAYESRCPDRISGEVLAALQDQAIDIITFASSKTVRNFCQLIQNQDNISLEKVCFASIGPQTSKTCHQLLGRVEIEAQEYTLLGLTQALVAWIKAGKRE; via the coding sequence ATGACGCAACAGTGGGGAAAGGTTTATCTCGTCGGGGCAGGGTTGGGTAAGGTTGATTATCTCACCCTGCGAGCTTCTCAATTATTAGCGCAGGCGGAGGTTTTAGTCTACGATGCGTTGGTGGATTCCCAATTGTTGCAGCTTGTCCCCCAGTCTTGTCTAAAGTTTGATGTGGGGAAACGCGGGGGAAAACCGAGTACGCCGCAAGCGGAAATTAATCGGCTGTTGGTGGAATATGGCCAACTGGGGAAACAGGTGGTGCGCTTAAAAAGTGGCGATCCGCTGATTTTTGGTCGGACTCATGCTGAAATTTCTTCCCTGGTAGCGGCGGGATGTCCCTATGAGATTGTACCGGGAATTTCTTCAGCCCTAGCAGCCCCGTTACTGGCGGGAATTCCCCTAACCGATCCGGTGTATAGCCGCTGCTTTGCGGTGGTGACGGGACACGATCTAGAGGCGTTAGATTGGCCGACGCTGGCGCGGTTGGATACGCTGGCGATCTTAATGGCGGGTTCTCAGCTATCGGGGGTGGTGAGTTCGCTGATGCAGGCAGGGCGATCGCCTTCAACACCCATTGCCATTATCCGCTGGGCCGGAACGCCCAAACAACAAATTTGGACGGCCGAGTTAGATAATATTGTGGAGCAAACGCGGCGGTTCTCGGAAGATTCGCTTTCGCCTGCGGTGATGGTGATTGGGGATGTAGTACGGCGTCGAGGAGAATGGGGAATGAGTCAGCAAAATTTAGGGATTGAAACGCACAACCCAACGTTACCGCTAGCTGGTAAAACGATACTGATTACGCGGGCGTCGGGACAACAGGGGGAGTTTGCCCAATTGCTGCAAACTCAAGGTGCAACGACGTTAGAAATGCCGACGTTAGAAATAGGGCCGCCTTCGAGTTGGGAAGCGCTAGATTTGGCGATCGCTCAAATCGATCGGTTTGATTGGTTAATCTTAACTTCTAGTAATGGTGTGGATGCTTTCTTTGAACGTCTTGCCAAGCATCACCTCGATTTTCAGGCAATATTGGGGTTAAAAATTGCGGTGGTGGGTCAAAAAACAGCCGCTAGCCTAAGTCAGCGAGGCATCCAAGCCGATTTTATCCCGCCTGATTTTGTTGCCGATTCCCTAGTCGCCCATTTTCCAGAGTCGTTAAGCGGCTTGCAGGTGTTGTTTCCCCGCGTTGAAACGGGGGGACGAGAGGTGTTAGTCCAAGAATTTACGCAGCAAGGGGCGATGGTGACAGAAGTCCCCGCCTATGAGTCGCGCTGTCCGGATCGGATCTCTGGGGAAGTTCTAGCGGCGTTGCAAGACCAAGCCATTGATATCATTACGTTTGCTAGTTCCAAAACGGTGAGAAATTTTTGCCAGTTAATCCAAAATCAGGATAATATCTCCCTAGAAAAGGTCTGTTTTGCCTCCATTGGGCCGCAAACCTCGAAAACCTGCCATCAATTACTAGGGCGGGTGGAGATTGAAGCCCAAGAATATACGCTTTTGGGATTAACTCAAGCATTGGTAGCTTGGATTAAGGCTGGTAAACGGGAATAA
- a CDS encoding DUF4385 domain-containing protein encodes MKEFDYSLDYKAIDFRQHPELYCIGRGEQGVLLVEPYKSEILPYWKFKTPEIARHSADQIYSLFLTYKAEGDFVGMDMARKFLQMGYTRSRRYANHKSGRKYQPGSKTVLPIEEDPIKAESAKIFYQKWQFAKADADYIKLAARHRQQYEQSPEKHASHRS; translated from the coding sequence ATGAAGGAATTTGATTACTCTTTAGATTACAAAGCAATTGACTTTCGACAACACCCAGAACTTTATTGTATTGGTCGGGGCGAGCAGGGCGTTTTGCTGGTTGAACCTTATAAAAGTGAAATCTTGCCCTACTGGAAATTTAAAACCCCAGAGATTGCCCGTCACTCTGCTGACCAGATTTATAGCTTATTTCTGACCTATAAGGCAGAAGGCGACTTTGTGGGTATGGATATGGCGCGAAAATTTTTGCAAATGGGTTACACTCGCTCTCGCCGCTATGCCAATCACAAATCAGGGCGAAAATATCAACCCGGTTCTAAGACTGTGTTGCCGATTGAAGAAGACCCCATCAAAGCGGAATCTGCTAAAATTTTCTATCAAAAGTGGCAATTCGCTAAGGCTGACGCAGATTATATCAAATTAGCCGCTCGCCACCGCCAGCAATACGAGCAAAGTCCGGAAAAGCACGCTTCTCACCGATCGTAA
- the sbcD gene encoding exonuclease subunit SbcD, which yields MLKILHLSDIHMGSGFSHGRINPETGLNTRLEDFIQTLSRCIDRAIEEPVDLVLFGGDAFPDATPPPYVQEAFASQFRRLVDAEIPTVLLVGNHDQHAQGQGGASLCIYRTLGVPGFVVGDRIETHRFQTHNGPVQVMTLPWLTRSALLSRPETENLSLAEVNHLLIDRLKVVLESEVRRLDPQVPTILLAHLMADNARYGAERFLAVGKGFTLPLSLLARPCFDYVALGHVHKHQVLCDSPPVVYPGSIERVDFSEEKETKGYILVHLAKGQTQFEFCPLPVRNFYTLQVDLSQSDDPQASLLAALAKKDLTEAVVRVIYQLRSDQLDLIDTAALHQSLNLAHSYTIQAELVSQLARPRLPELGVGQGIDPLEALKTYLENREDLTDIRTELLDAAEGLLMGESWQSTEADLEDSLEDEATQLRLL from the coding sequence ATGTTGAAGATTCTTCACCTCTCCGATATTCACATGGGCAGTGGGTTTTCCCACGGTCGCATTAATCCCGAAACCGGGTTAAATACGCGCTTAGAAGACTTTATTCAAACCCTATCGCGCTGTATCGATCGCGCCATTGAAGAACCTGTAGATTTAGTGTTATTTGGGGGCGATGCTTTCCCTGACGCCACGCCACCGCCCTACGTTCAAGAAGCCTTCGCCAGCCAGTTTCGTCGCCTCGTCGATGCCGAAATTCCCACCGTTTTACTCGTTGGAAATCACGATCAACATGCCCAAGGACAAGGCGGGGCGTCATTATGTATTTATCGGACTTTAGGGGTACCGGGATTTGTTGTGGGCGATCGCATTGAAACCCACCGCTTCCAAACCCATAACGGCCCCGTTCAGGTGATGACCCTCCCCTGGTTAACCCGATCTGCCCTATTGTCGCGTCCCGAAACCGAGAACCTTTCCCTCGCCGAAGTCAATCACCTGTTAATTGACCGCTTAAAGGTCGTTCTCGAAAGCGAAGTTCGCCGTCTCGATCCGCAAGTCCCCACCATCCTCCTCGCCCATCTGATGGCAGATAACGCCCGCTATGGGGCAGAACGGTTTCTAGCCGTGGGGAAAGGCTTTACCCTCCCCTTGTCTTTATTAGCGCGTCCCTGTTTCGATTATGTCGCCTTGGGCCACGTTCACAAGCATCAGGTATTGTGCGATAGCCCCCCAGTGGTCTATCCCGGAAGCATTGAACGGGTAGATTTTAGCGAAGAGAAAGAAACCAAAGGCTATATTTTAGTGCATCTAGCAAAAGGGCAAACCCAGTTTGAATTTTGCCCCTTACCCGTTCGCAACTTTTATACGCTACAAGTGGATCTGTCCCAATCAGACGATCCGCAAGCTAGCCTACTCGCAGCCTTAGCCAAAAAAGACTTAACCGAAGCCGTTGTGCGCGTCATTTATCAACTGCGATCCGATCAACTCGATCTGATCGATACCGCAGCCTTGCATCAATCTTTAAACCTTGCCCATAGCTATACCATTCAAGCCGAATTAGTCAGCCAACTCGCCCGCCCCCGCTTACCGGAATTGGGGGTTGGACAAGGAATCGATCCGCTAGAAGCCCTCAAAACCTATTTAGAAAATCGCGAAGATTTAACCGATATTCGCACCGAACTCCTAGACGCGGCGGAAGGGCTGCTGATGGGGGAATCTTGGCAATCGACGGAGGCGGATCTAGAGGATAGTTTAGAGGATGAAGCAACTCAACTTCGCTTACTTTAG